One stretch of Caldalkalibacillus uzonensis DNA includes these proteins:
- a CDS encoding YheC/YheD family endospore coat-associated protein codes for MSVDGTFGPLNKPIVGVFVFPKQIKKLNKQKPHYKYVELSKANLTAQTTLYFFCQRDVDDELDKIKGTYFDAEEGKWKQRYFPFPDVLYRRTDSLNRPKYVKLRQKINEYGIKPLNYLEGFNKWDVYQHLSQDSSVSSYVPKAILFKDQDDLKKMLDRYDSIYVKPRRGGRGRGVMRITKLGQDNFETRSFARQTVIRRGKTLAELAEQIREAYKGRKVIVQQGLDLIEYKNRIADVRAEVQRNGKGKLEIVGITVRLGRKDSPISTHGSSFPFEYFFKKRLGYSKPALLALKREVTQCLVKIYQAVEKVYGPSGEIGIDLGLDKNGKLWFIECNSRSRKVSLRKAYDIQAVRRSSLYLLEYAKFIADKK; via the coding sequence ATGAGCGTAGATGGAACGTTCGGGCCTTTAAACAAACCAATTGTTGGTGTTTTTGTTTTTCCAAAACAAATCAAAAAGCTAAATAAACAAAAACCCCATTACAAGTATGTTGAACTGTCAAAGGCCAATTTGACAGCACAGACCACTTTATATTTCTTTTGCCAGAGGGATGTGGATGATGAACTTGACAAAATCAAAGGCACCTATTTCGACGCGGAAGAAGGAAAATGGAAACAGCGCTATTTTCCATTCCCAGATGTTTTATACCGGAGAACAGACAGCCTGAATAGACCCAAGTATGTTAAATTGCGCCAAAAGATAAATGAGTATGGGATTAAGCCACTCAATTACCTTGAAGGCTTTAATAAGTGGGACGTGTATCAGCATTTGTCCCAAGACTCCTCAGTCAGTTCCTATGTACCAAAAGCCATCCTTTTTAAAGATCAGGATGATCTGAAAAAAATGTTGGATCGCTATGATAGCATTTATGTTAAACCGCGCCGGGGAGGCCGGGGCAGAGGTGTGATGCGCATAACCAAGCTGGGACAGGACAACTTTGAAACCCGGTCCTTTGCAAGGCAAACAGTGATCCGCCGGGGTAAAACCCTGGCAGAACTGGCTGAACAAATCCGTGAGGCCTATAAAGGGCGCAAGGTTATTGTGCAACAAGGGCTTGACTTGATCGAATACAAAAACAGAATCGCTGATGTCAGAGCGGAGGTACAAAGAAACGGCAAGGGTAAGCTTGAGATCGTAGGGATTACCGTACGCCTTGGCAGAAAAGATTCACCAATTAGCACGCACGGCTCCAGTTTTCCATTTGAATATTTCTTCAAAAAAAGATTGGGCTATTCCAAACCAGCATTGTTAGCACTGAAAAGAGAGGTCACTCAATGCCTGGTTAAAATTTATCAAGCGGTTGAAAAGGTATATGGTCCCTCGGGGGAGATTGGGATCGACCTTGGGCTAGATAAAAACGGAAAATTGTGGTTTATTGAATGTAATTCACGCTCAAGAAAAGTTTCATTGCGCAAAGCATATGACATACAAGCAGTCCGGAGATCGTCACTTTATCTTTTGGAATATGCCAAATTCATTGCAGACAAAAAATAG
- a CDS encoding VWA domain-containing protein, whose product MAISVHSALYLLLFIPVLLLLTWWWKTQTRVQGPKKYMILLTRLVLFTLLISVLSGLHVLFPVSGETVVFVVDRSASMPNEERIFTFLQEAVDNKQEEDQFAIVSVGQEAVIEQPLTNRQELAPLGAVINPHATNLAEGVRLASGLIGSQDRGKIVLVTDGLETHGDVTQEIQWAKERGIVVEAMYLQQDIEEEVLLSALHLPDRLHLNETFTVTVEAESTVTTKGTLRLYERSSLVAEQEVDIDHGINRFAFQLKAGGEGFQRYRAELEAEQDTIAANNQAFAFTQVGGKPRILVLEGHQGAAHNVVQILQAGDYETEVRLASQIPQQLEDLKQYATLILADVEARSLTPADMERIRTAVRDLGIGLVKTGGSNSFGLGGWFSTPIEEALPVDMDLKSKEKLPSLALSLVIDKSGSMQDGFAGLTRMELAKEGAVRATEMLSEKDQIGVVAFDSAPWEVVEMQQATDLATVQDQIRSIYADGGTDIFAALEYAFHTIKDTLTQRKHIILLTDGHSGRDDDYVGLLAAMKELGITVSTVAVGADADIQLLEQIAEAGGGRHYFVTDPESLPRVFTTETALANRTFIVEKTHIPLQTGGFDWASLSGDVPSLAAYIAATPKQTAEVVLTSTDGDPVLSRWQYGLGRAVAWTSDWEGQWAPQWVNWTGLPSFWNELVQWTLPQATPGGWTIETKVEGLTAKITVSLPSDRAMPGELEAVVIDDSLKRQAVPLKPVAPGQLQAAFDASETGTYLIHILQREGEHIVASETAGLSVSYSPEYRLFDHGEQQLRTWVEAADGRLIASGEEVFRGDLPLKWESQDISTFLLILAAILWPIDIALRRLHFSLHLVEKLGTKLRRKPEATWHAPVSNSSARPANISAPLISRGGLAKAEQNPMTSKGTQPAAEQSQSASAESDPFTRLLEAKKKIRRR is encoded by the coding sequence GTGGCTATTAGTGTCCATTCCGCGCTGTATCTGCTGTTGTTTATCCCCGTTCTGCTTTTGCTGACTTGGTGGTGGAAAACACAAACCAGGGTGCAAGGTCCAAAAAAGTATATGATCCTGCTCACGCGTCTCGTTTTGTTTACCTTGCTTATTAGCGTATTGTCCGGACTCCATGTTTTATTTCCCGTTTCAGGTGAAACAGTGGTATTTGTCGTCGACCGTTCGGCCTCCATGCCAAATGAGGAGCGCATCTTTACTTTTTTACAAGAAGCTGTGGACAATAAGCAGGAAGAGGACCAGTTTGCTATCGTTTCCGTTGGCCAGGAAGCTGTGATTGAACAGCCGCTGACCAATCGTCAGGAACTTGCTCCATTGGGAGCTGTCATCAACCCCCATGCCACCAACTTGGCGGAGGGTGTCCGGCTTGCTTCAGGGCTTATCGGCAGTCAGGACCGGGGCAAGATTGTGCTGGTCACTGATGGGTTAGAAACGCACGGCGACGTTACTCAGGAGATTCAGTGGGCCAAAGAAAGGGGCATTGTGGTTGAAGCGATGTACCTGCAGCAGGACATAGAGGAGGAAGTTTTGCTTTCTGCGCTGCACTTGCCTGACCGCCTGCATTTGAACGAAACATTTACTGTCACAGTTGAGGCAGAAAGCACGGTAACGACGAAAGGCACACTCCGTTTGTATGAAAGGTCAAGCCTGGTCGCCGAGCAGGAAGTGGACATTGATCATGGGATCAACCGCTTTGCCTTCCAGCTTAAAGCTGGAGGAGAAGGTTTCCAACGCTACCGGGCCGAACTAGAGGCCGAACAAGATACCATTGCAGCCAATAACCAGGCTTTTGCCTTTACTCAGGTGGGCGGAAAACCCCGGATCTTGGTGTTGGAAGGCCACCAGGGAGCTGCGCACAATGTCGTTCAAATCCTGCAAGCGGGTGATTATGAAACGGAGGTGCGTCTTGCCAGCCAGATCCCGCAGCAATTGGAGGATTTAAAGCAATATGCTACGCTTATCCTGGCTGATGTAGAAGCCCGTTCACTGACACCGGCGGATATGGAGCGCATCCGTACCGCTGTGCGTGATTTGGGTATCGGTTTGGTCAAGACTGGAGGTTCCAACAGCTTTGGGCTGGGCGGATGGTTTTCCACTCCCATTGAAGAAGCGCTGCCTGTAGACATGGATCTGAAGTCAAAGGAGAAACTGCCCTCTTTAGCTCTCAGTCTGGTCATTGATAAATCTGGAAGCATGCAGGATGGCTTTGCCGGCCTGACCCGCATGGAACTGGCCAAGGAGGGGGCGGTCAGGGCCACTGAAATGTTGTCAGAGAAAGACCAAATTGGGGTCGTGGCTTTTGACAGTGCCCCCTGGGAAGTCGTTGAGATGCAACAGGCAACCGATTTAGCGACTGTACAAGATCAAATCCGCAGTATTTATGCTGACGGAGGCACAGACATCTTCGCTGCACTGGAGTATGCATTTCATACCATCAAAGATACTCTGACCCAGCGCAAACACATCATTTTACTGACAGATGGCCATTCCGGACGGGACGATGATTATGTCGGACTGCTGGCGGCGATGAAAGAACTGGGTATTACAGTCTCTACTGTGGCTGTGGGTGCTGATGCCGACATTCAGCTGTTGGAACAGATTGCCGAAGCAGGCGGGGGCCGGCATTACTTTGTCACTGACCCGGAAAGCTTACCCCGGGTGTTTACAACAGAAACTGCGTTGGCCAACCGCACATTTATTGTTGAGAAAACCCATATTCCGCTGCAAACGGGAGGATTTGACTGGGCAAGTTTGTCAGGCGATGTTCCTTCTCTAGCAGCGTACATTGCCGCCACCCCGAAGCAAACCGCTGAAGTTGTCCTCACCAGCACAGACGGCGACCCAGTCTTGTCCCGCTGGCAATATGGATTGGGCAGGGCAGTGGCGTGGACCAGTGATTGGGAAGGTCAGTGGGCACCGCAATGGGTGAATTGGACGGGGCTGCCATCCTTTTGGAACGAGCTGGTACAGTGGACATTACCTCAAGCCACACCCGGTGGTTGGACTATCGAAACAAAGGTAGAAGGCCTGACGGCAAAAATCACCGTCTCCCTTCCGAGTGATAGGGCCATGCCCGGTGAGCTTGAGGCCGTTGTGATTGACGACAGCTTGAAGAGACAGGCTGTTCCGCTCAAACCCGTTGCACCTGGTCAGCTGCAAGCTGCCTTTGATGCCTCAGAAACAGGCACCTATCTGATTCATATTCTCCAGCGGGAAGGGGAGCACATTGTGGCCAGCGAAACGGCCGGACTGTCCGTGTCCTACTCTCCGGAGTACCGCTTGTTTGATCATGGGGAGCAGCAATTGCGCACCTGGGTTGAAGCGGCGGACGGACGGCTCATTGCCTCAGGGGAAGAGGTCTTTCGAGGAGATTTGCCTCTGAAATGGGAGTCTCAAGATATCTCCACATTCTTGCTCATCCTGGCTGCAATATTATGGCCCATCGATATTGCCTTGCGCAGACTTCATTTTTCCCTGCACTTGGTTGAAAAGCTAGGGACCAAGTTGCGCAGGAAGCCAGAAGCAACGTGGCATGCGCCTGTCTCCAACTCATCTGCCCGCCCGGCCAATATATCTGCTCCCTTAATAAGCAGAGGCGGACTTGCCAAGGCTGAGCAGAACCCAATGACGTCTAAAGGGACACAGCCAGCTGCTGAACAATCCCAATCCGCTTCAGCTGAAAGTGATCCATTCACTCGTCTGCTTGAGGCCAAGAAAAAGATACGGCGCCGATAA
- a CDS encoding YuzF family protein: protein MAYPYDYMGHHYTGISPMLPSADPYVYQVLQSLVGHRVVVQTTQGSVRGIVTDVKPDHVTLNVHHTLFFIRTQQIVWVMPQVAFRQDYHQSQHTMTAET, encoded by the coding sequence ATGGCGTATCCATACGATTACATGGGTCATCACTATACTGGAATCTCTCCAATGCTTCCGTCTGCGGACCCCTATGTTTATCAAGTTTTGCAATCCTTGGTTGGGCATCGCGTGGTTGTTCAAACCACACAGGGTTCCGTCAGGGGCATCGTCACCGATGTAAAGCCCGATCATGTTACCCTTAATGTCCACCATACATTGTTCTTTATTCGCACACAGCAGATTGTTTGGGTTATGCCCCAGGTGGCTTTTCGGCAAGATTACCATCAATCCCAACATACAATGACAGCAGAAACATAA